CCACAAATACGGTCTGGACAATGCGGTGGCCTCCTCCGGTGTCCTCTAACAACTCCTCAAGCAAGTATCGGTCGTTGGGACGGTCCCACAGGTGGTGGTGCGGGTCACAAATTGGTAGGTCCGGATCTATCGGCTCCTCTATTGTTAACTTTAGCCATGCTTCATGCTCGCTAGACATCTTACCCTCCTTTTTTTTAAGGTATCGACCAGCCTGATGGGAAAATAGGTTTGTAGACTCTTGCCTCCGAGATGACCGCCTCTTGTTCCCTTTCTCCCATAGTCTTGAATCTTTCAGCGGCGTCGATAACCTTTGGCCAAAGACGCAGATCAGCAGGCAGAACCGTGGTACTAATCCCCTGGCTCAGGGTATACCAGATACTTTTATCAATGTCGACCTGCTCGGTGAACGGTTCATACCAAGTACGGTACATGCGAACTCCAGGATTCCAAGGCTGTTTTGCTATTGCCTTAATAGTTATGGTGCCAATATCTTTCTTCTGAGCGGTATCTATGAGAAATCGAAATTCTGTATAGTCATTGGGATGAGCCGCTAAAATCCGGTTGAGAGGAAAAAGCACCGTGTCAAAATCGAACCGATTAAGTGCTGCTATCTGGACATACGGTCTATGGCCCGTAATACCGATGTACCGTATCAAACCCTGGTCCCTCGCCTCCACAACTGCCTCGAGCGCACCACCGGGACCTAGGACTACGTTCAGTGTCTCGGTATCACTCACCATATGCAGTTGATATAGATCGAAATAGTCAGTGCGCAGTCTATCGAGCGAACGCTTGATGCTTTCCCAGGCGCTAACTCTGCTTCTCTCCGTTGTTTTACAGGCAAGGAATATCTCTTTACGATACCTTTCAACCATGGGACCTGTCCGGAGTTCTGCCTGGCCATACCTGGGGGCAACGTCAAAATGGTTTACACCGTTGTCTATTGCCATCTGGATTGCGGCGTCAGCTTCTTCTTGAGTAACATCCCATAAAGCAGCTCCACCTAGAGAGATTACAGAGCTTTTATGTTCTGTTCTGCCCAGTCTACGATATTGCATCGATATGTTCCCCTCCGACAATATATATTAAGTTATTATACTTGTTTGTTTGTTAATGTGTTAAGTAACGCATATAAAGGACAACGAATAATTTGAAATATTATGAAGAGATTAACAGAAAGGAGTAAGAGTAGTTGAAGTCACAACTAGAATGAAACCAATCTCTGTAGTCTCAATTCAACAAAAGCCCATTTTGTAAAATTAGAGGAAGCAGTTGCATCCTTTTCCCTTCCTGAGAGACAACGTGGACAAGATATAAGATACAAAGGAAATGCCTTGGGGGGGGTTGGGAGGAAAACATGGAGACCGTGATACTATGTCTATTCTTATAAGATTTAGCGGCTGTTCAGTGCTGTTTGAGACCTGACACACGGCACTGTGCCGCTTTTAATGGGCGGTAAAAAGGTGGTGGGCAGACTCGTCTGGGAGCGACTCTGACACCCGTTAGAACAAGGGAATTTTAGCCATAAAAAACGCCGGGCAAAGCCTTTATTCTTGACGGCTGGTGAATAAATTAAAATGGGGGAGCTATAATGGCTCCCTTTATTAGTTAACGGGTAGTTTATAACGATAATTGATAACTGTGAGAATAAGTAATATATTGTACACATCAAAAGGGAGTAAGCCAATGGCAACAAATGAAGTAGAAAATAATAAAACTGGGTTGCTTGTAGATGAGCCAATAAGTAGCCCTGACCAAGATAGATTAAATCGTATTCAATTTGCTGAACACCTAGCAGACGTATTATTTGAACATGAAGATAGTAAGTGTCTAATTGCGGCTCTCAATGGTGAATGGGGCTGTGGTAAATCATCTGTCCTTAATCTAATTGAGGGCTATCTGACAGATAAGCAAAAAGATAATGAAGATATTATAATTTTAAGGTTTAATCCGTGGAACGCCTCTGATGTCGAACAGCTAACGGCGATGTTCTTTCGAGAATTAAAAATATCAATTGTTGGGTTAGATAAAAATCAAACAACTAAAGAAAATGTCGGTAAACCATTGGATATCTTTAGTGGTATTCTTACAGTCGCCCAGTTATCTCCTGTCGGGAATCAATATTTCAGCATGGGTTCGGCTCTAACAAGAAAAGCTAGTGGAATGCTAAAAGATACGCCTAAGAAAACTCAGGAAGAAATCAAAAAACAACTTGACCAGATGCTGAAAGAATATGTTAAACGTATCTTTATTATCATAGACGATATCGACCGTTTAGATATCAACGCAATGAAGTTGCTGTTTCGCTTAATAAGACTTAATGCAAATTTTGAAAATACAACTTATTTGCTGGCCTTCGATAGAAACTTGGTTGAGGATGTATTGGAGTGTGAGCAGCCAGGTCATGGTAAAGAATATCTAGACAAAATAATACAAGTGCCAATAAATGTACCAAGCCCAGATGAGGGAATAATAACTGATATTCTTATTGGTGGCCTT
The sequence above is a segment of the Chloroflexota bacterium genome. Coding sequences within it:
- a CDS encoding aldo/keto reductase; translated protein: MQYRRLGRTEHKSSVISLGGAALWDVTQEEADAAIQMAIDNGVNHFDVAPRYGQAELRTGPMVERYRKEIFLACKTTERSRVSAWESIKRSLDRLRTDYFDLYQLHMVSDTETLNVVLGPGGALEAVVEARDQGLIRYIGITGHRPYVQIAALNRFDFDTVLFPLNRILAAHPNDYTEFRFLIDTAQKKDIGTITIKAIAKQPWNPGVRMYRTWYEPFTEQVDIDKSIWYTLSQGISTTVLPADLRLWPKVIDAAERFKTMGEREQEAVISEARVYKPIFPSGWSIP